From one Phycodurus eques isolate BA_2022a chromosome 6, UOR_Pequ_1.1, whole genome shotgun sequence genomic stretch:
- the snrpb2 gene encoding U2 small nuclear ribonucleoprotein B'' isoform X2, with protein MDIRPNHTIYINNINDKVKKEELKRSLYALFSQFGQIVEIVAMKTMKMRGQAFVVFKELAAATNALRQLQGFPFYNKPMRIQYAKTDSEVITKVKGAHGDRDKKKDKKKKPQDAAVALARKTAMVPSIAAHIPAVQVPDNPPNYILFLSNLPEETNEMMLSMLFNQFPGFKEVRLVPGKHDIAFVEFEGEMQAGVAKDALQGFRITATCAMKITFAKK; from the exons ATGGACATCCGGCCCAACCACACCATCTACATCAACAACATCAATGATAAGGTGAAGAAAGAAG AGTTGAAGCGTTCTCTGTACGCGCTCTTCTCGCAGTTTGGCCAGATCGTGGAGATCGTGGCCATGAAGACCATGAAGATGAGGGGCCAGGCCTTCGTGGTTTTCAAGGAGCTCGCCGCCGCCACCAACGCCCTGCGCCAGCTGCAGGGCTTCCCCTTCTACAACAAACCCATG AGGATACAGTACGCCAAGACCGACTCTGAGGTCATCACCAAGGTCAAAGGAGCGCACGGTGACCGAGACAAGAagaaggacaagaagaagaaacctCAGGACGCCGCCGTCGCCCTCGCCAGGAAAACCGCCATG GTGCCGTCAATCGCGGCCCACATTCCGGCGGTGCAG GTTCCCGACAACCCGCCAAACTACATCCTGTTCCTGAGCAACCTGCCTGAGGAAACCAACGAGATGATGCTGTCCATGCTCTTCAACCa GTTTCCGGgcttcaaggaggtccgtctggTTCCCGGGAAGCACGAcatcgcctttgtggagtttgagGGCGAGATGCAGGCGGGCGTGGCCAAGGACGCCCTGCAAGGCTTCCGGATCACCGCCACCTGCGCCATGAAGATCACCTTTGCCAAGAAGTAG
- the snrpb2 gene encoding U2 small nuclear ribonucleoprotein B'' isoform X1: MKTMKMRGQAFVVFKELAAATNALRQLQGFPFYNKPMRIQYAKTDSEVITKVKGAHGDRDKKKDKKKKPQDAAVALARKTAMVPSIAAHIPAVQVPDNPPNYILFLSNLPEETNEMMLSMLFNQFPGFKEVRLVPGKHDIAFVEFEGEMQAGVAKDALQGFRITATCAMKITFAKK, encoded by the exons ATGAAGACCATGAAGATGAGGGGCCAGGCCTTCGTGGTTTTCAAGGAGCTCGCCGCCGCCACCAACGCCCTGCGCCAGCTGCAGGGCTTCCCCTTCTACAACAAACCCATG AGGATACAGTACGCCAAGACCGACTCTGAGGTCATCACCAAGGTCAAAGGAGCGCACGGTGACCGAGACAAGAagaaggacaagaagaagaaacctCAGGACGCCGCCGTCGCCCTCGCCAGGAAAACCGCCATG GTGCCGTCAATCGCGGCCCACATTCCGGCGGTGCAG GTTCCCGACAACCCGCCAAACTACATCCTGTTCCTGAGCAACCTGCCTGAGGAAACCAACGAGATGATGCTGTCCATGCTCTTCAACCa GTTTCCGGgcttcaaggaggtccgtctggTTCCCGGGAAGCACGAcatcgcctttgtggagtttgagGGCGAGATGCAGGCGGGCGTGGCCAAGGACGCCCTGCAAGGCTTCCGGATCACCGCCACCTGCGCCATGAAGATCACCTTTGCCAAGAAGTAG